The genomic interval AGGACAACgcattgagaaaaaaaaaaacctttttCTGATTATGTCTCGTAATCATGGCTTCTGCTAATTTACAATTGCCAATGTGTAAAAGGTGAGAACATTACTTGGTGCATTTTGACTTGAGTTACTAGAGTCTGTAAACAGAAGCAGACAGGCTGCAGTGAGAGCTGTTCCTTACCTGTGACAGTCTCCTCTGGAAGTGTGATCTGGGGAAGGCCTGGAGGTGAACCTTGATCTCTCATAACCCCCATCATCAGCAAATCTGGTCCTGTCACTCTTAATGCTGTGTCATAGCCAAAGACAGGGCCCGAGGCTACAGCTTCAAAAACTAAAACAACTTTAGTTTTTAACTTCAATTTAGActatttagttatttagcagacactcttatacagagcgacttacagtagtgagtgcatacattttcatatatgttttcatactggtccaccgtgggaatcaaacccacaaccctagcattaCATGACAGTCATAACAAATACCACAGATAGTGAGTGGACCGAACAACCATACTTTATCGTTCAACTGAGTCTCATATCATTTTCACTTAGTGATGTTTACatgttttcacattttgttgggaAATTCAACCAAACAAGATGGCCGCCTCACCTTTGGGCTTGCAGTAGCTGGGCTGATGTCTGCGAGGGGGCTTGTGGTCGGGAGCCTCCTCGAGGGCGAGGGAGCGGATCACCGTCTCACACACAAACTGAGTCCCGCTGATGTCTTCCTCCTCGTGGCCAGGTGGGTCCTCGTTCACTCCTGACCACAACACCCAATACAAAGATTAGGACCGTGCCTGATTCAGGGTCATCACTGGGATCAAAGCTTCTTTTCTCTCAACTTCTTTTACTCAAGCTGACACGTCCCCCTAGTTAACATAATGCCTCAAGTCTAGCCTACATTCATAAGCAACACAACATCTCACAATTTGATATTGTTTTCACTTATTTACTGTACAACTCAGTATGGTGAAAGTCCACGACATTCACCTCTGCCTTACCTAGCAGGTTGTTGACCCGGTTCATCTCAGTGTTGTTTTCGATCTGGTCGGTGCCTGGGTGCTCCAGTAGAGGGCCATTGTGGGGCAGAGGGGACACACAGGGGGTCAGATCTACCAACGGAACAAAAATAAACTCATCTTGGTCATCACAAGTCTGCCAAGCATTAGGTCTTTAAACGCTCTGAATATCAGGGGAAAAAACGCCCCGCCAAAAAAACCTTGACGTGCATTGTTGTGGCATCATATTATTTCTTACCGACTGGAGTGTTGTTCGGAACTTTCTCCAACTCTTGCACAATGTTAATATCCAGCAATTCAAAGGACAACAGAtcctaaaaaaaaaagtacaaaaatacTAATATTGTTGAGTCATTGAATAAAGCATGAAGTTGCCCCGTGGTGTATGATGATGTCTACCTTTATGGCAAAGCCAACGCACTCTTCCTTAACCTAAGCCTTTCCTCACCTGTGCAGTGAGCAGGTCTACAGAGGGGAAGTGGTAGTCTCTGTGGCAGTAGTCTACAGACATGGCCAGACCACTGTCCCTGGAGCTGTTACTCGACATCCCCTCCACAACCACAGGCCTGGGCTCCACCTCCTGAAGAACAGTGTGGAAGAATATCCGAACATGAGCAAGGCTTGGAATTATATAATGATACTAATAGTGGTGGAAATAGGCTGGATTTTGAGGTTTTATTACTGAACCAAAATCCAGCCCTATAGAAGTGTCTGCATTAGCTAAATAAATATTATTGCTTTGTACCTGGTGTCAAATTTGCTTAGTAAATCCGTCCCTGCACTAGTGTATGAACAGGGTAAAGAAATGTGAATGGGACACAGAGGTGGTTGACTTGCCAGGCATTTGTTCTGAGGACAGTTGGCGTGTGGGCTGGTGCTGGGGGCCACCACAATGCTGCACCACACGCGAGGGCCAAACTGCTCTCCGCAGTGTGCAAGGCGCCAGTGGGAGGTGTAGGTGCCCTCCATCACTGGGGCGATGAAGGCCACACTGACCACGCCCACCTGGCCCGGCTGCAGGAGGGGCACGGCCACCTCACGCTTCTCCTCCAATGCCAGTGCCAGGTTACCCCACATGCACTTCAGCTaaagacacacaaagacacaggcATGCAAAGAAGACACAGACATTTACACAAACCCAAGGAACCAGACCCAAACACTTAAACAGAGAACTTACACTGAATCCACAAAAGGCTGTAGCACTGGTCTGGTTAATCAGACAGGGTAAGTACTAATTACAAGTAATCAATAGTTACAATTAGGTGGGGTTAGTGCTAGTAGTCGGGTTAGGGAATGAGATCGTTTTAGTATGCAGGTTAGGGACTGAGATTGTTCCTCTTGGGTGGTACCTTGGTCTCTGAGGTCCAGTTGATGATGCCTGAGTTCTTCATCTTCCAATACTTGATGAACTTGGTGCCGGGCTCTCGGCGGGTCCCGTCGGGCAGATTTTCATCCAGAAACAAGGCAGCCATAGTGGGCACCAAGGTGGTGTAGGAGACCTCGGGACCCCTAGTATTTCAAGTGTACAGAGCATTGTTGAAAACAGCCCCGGCTTCAGACCCATCCCTGTTTTTTTATGAATCATCAAAAAAGCAGGATCCTTTTTTGCAGctcaaagcaatttttttgtttaGAAATAtatgaagcagcagcagcagattcACACGTGAGGTAGTTCCATCATCCACCAGCGATAAACTCTATTACAACTATTACAAAGATGGCCTATTTCTTGAGAAAATATTTGATTTTTGCTCCATGCTGGGCCTAGAGACACCCAGCACTCTGACGCCCTCCTGGGGTGGCGCTTACTCTGGACTGCAGGCCTGGGGGTCTGGGGCAGGGCCTGGTTCTGGGGCCTGGGTAGCAGCAGGGGCCTGGGTGGTGGCCACGTTGGATCTGGCGGAGGTAGAGGCAGGGCCGCTCCATTGCAGGCCCCTCTTCTCCAGCCTCAGCTTCTTCTTAATCTCCTTCACCTCGGCCTTGAGCTGCCTCCTCTCGGTTTTGAGGCGCTGGCGCTCAGCCTTGCGCACGGTCCGGTCTCCTCGCCTTGGAAACCTGGGCACAAAGAAAATATAGACAGAGGTGTGAAGGCTGAGCATCTCCTACCAATACAAGAAAGTAAGATAGGTAAAATAATGCATAGACAACATCACAGTAAAGGCAGGCTTCTACATCCAGCGGACTAACCTTAATTCTCCTGACATGCCATGCtcagggatggagaggggagtcTTGGTTCTCACCAGGTTGTGGCTGGGGTCGTGGCTGTGTCGACACAGCTCACATAAGATACAGGACGGACACACTCTGTAGAAAAACAGGACACCAAAAAGAATGCATGCACAAGGTTACTTATATTACTACTTGAAGGTGACATATTTAATGAGGAATaagtaaaataaacattttatacTATTTCAACTTCTGAGTTAGTCATTAACAACATAATAGCATTGATCTGTTACTGTTGTGATGCGTTTACCTGCACTGATAAGCTCCATCGGTGGCTGGTCTCTTGCATTTGCTGCATTCTGGAGTGTAGCCCAATGAGGAGTAGGCGGGGGGGCCGGTGGAGGAGGAGTTCACCTTTGGGCCTTTGATATTGACTCCGCCCACTGCTCCAAGGACCTCGAGAGGCCCATCAGGATTGGGGGCCTTGTGGGTGCAGCACTGGCCAGAGAAGTCGCTGCACATCCTCTCCACTACCTCCTTCACCACCTCATCCTTGAACTGACAGGAGAGGGATCCCGATTAAAAAAGGttcttacatttatttattttaaagttGATTTTTAGGGACGTTTACCTTTATATTTCTGAAATAGTAAAGAATATAATTTCAATATGGACTTACTTTTTCCATGTAAGATCTAAACCAAGCTGGGGGAAGCTTATCCTCTGGCTTAgtcactttgttgtccttcacAACCACCTATAAAATCAAATGATCGACATTTAACTAATGATGATTAGTCAAATTCATACTATGAAACCAAAGTGGGTGTTCATCAAATCTTAGCTCTAGTTTTATTATTACATTGGCACAACATTTCATGAAGACAATGATTATATCGCTCGTGCAAAAATATACCATCCTGACAACACTTTTCTTACATTCAGACAACATTACATCAACATTGAAAGCCGTGAGTGGTGCTCTTACAGCATCTCTCTCGGGGGTGACCTGTGTGCCTTTGTCCACAGTTTTGACCCTGGAGGGGTACGGCGGGGCCGGCCGGAGTTCCCCCTTCAGCTCCTTCACTTCTTGGGTCTTGACCGGCCCAGTGCCAGCCTGACCCTGCTTCGCCTTGTAAACGTTCATGTGCAACTGGTTCCCCTGCTTCTCTGCACTCTGGAGGAAATACATACACCACATACCACGTTCAGTAATAACGTACAACATTCTACACGCTGGAAGAAAAagttaaaataataaaaaaaattgctATTGAAACCCATGAAAGAACATATAAGTTTGAATACCTTCACACCTTCCTCATATTCCTCTGAAACACAGACACGCAAAAGAGATCAGAGAATACATCTGTGTTGGTGAAGATTATGAACTGTAAGGCTTTAATAACAGCCCCCAAAAAAATTAAAAGCCTATTAAGTTAACACTTTATTTAAATACCTTGGCTATTGATGGAAACCTGGATCAAAGAAAAATGAGATACAGAAACAAGATAGTGTTACACAATATCTTCAGTTTACCGTATTGTTTACTGTATTCAGTATACTGAATAATAAACAATTGTtaatattggggcggcaggtagtctggtTCGAATACAGGAGCCGAGGTAATAGTGGACAaaacctcaattaccttgactaaccggtgccccagcacattgactctgtaccggtacccccctttacatagtctcgctattgttaacttactgctgctctttaattatttgttactttttttttaactgcattgttggttaggggcttgtaagtaaacatttcactgtaaggtctacctgttgtattcagcgcatgtgactaataaaatgcgatttgatttgacaaggtgaaaaaaaatCTGTTGCTGTGCCCTTGTGCAAGGCGCTTAACCTTAATTGCGCCATCGGCGCTGTACAACGCATGGCGACCCTGGTCGTGATCCTACTCTCTAGGGGAGTTACACTTGTGTGTAAGAGGATACATATAAGAACCCCCCCAAATGTATCTCTTGTgtgttattattactactgttGTTGTATGTACATCAgaaatgttacatttacatttacattacatttaagtcatttagcagaaatgTTGGCACTGCATTCGTTGAAATAATACACAGTAGCacaaaatacatttgaactcaccTCCTCGTTGTCCTCATCAAAATATTTCACTTGAAAATGGCTTATTCCAAATGATGCTTTTATCTGCAGATTCAATTTAAAAAAGCATGATGATTGAGGATCAGCATAACAAGATAACATCACATATAATCATCATTTGTGTTGTTAGAAAGATCATTTGCAGACAGATGTCATTCGTGTGGTGTAATGTTATGCTAGCTAGGCCTGCTAGGCAAGGGGCCTCGAAGAACCCAGGTTAGCTAAACTGCGCCAGCGCTAATTACCCAGGCTTCCACCGACTCCCATTCCGACTTGTCCAAATCTGGAGCCACAAATCTCTTTACATTTCCCCTGAAATTCACTTTAATAGTAACAGGGAGCCCCATGGCTGCTTTTTGCGATTAAATCAGGACAATCATGGAAGGTAATAGTGGACAAAACGAGCTTTCGCACTCGCCAATCCTCTTGTTTACATCTTCAGCTGCGTTCAGGAAAATACGATGACGCGTTCAGTGCATACCTAATGCGCATGCGTATTCGTTTGTAGTGTTGTCGCATGTTGAATACGTCATTTTTAAGCTCACAAGTGTGGCTGACGGGAGTGGGAAAACCACACGTTTAGCCCCGAATTGAATGAATTGAGGACAATCAATTTCCTCCCGTTTGTGGTTAAAGAAGATGAATTCTCTCCTCAAGGTGGACAATGAACTCAAAACTAAGGTAAAACATGATTTATCAACGCCACATGTCACGAGACATAATGGGGgaaagttgctagctagctaatgtaatGCTAACGTGACCTAGCTTGCAATTATATGAATCAGAATGAGGCCAAGTGTTTAAGGTAATTTGCTTTATCTTCCTGCGCCCGTCATAACGGACAAGGCAAACTGTCTAACAACAGGGTGCCCCTCCCTGAACAAAAGGGTTGCTGTGCCGCATATTTCGGTGCGAGCTAACGGTGTCGAGGTACCGGTAACTCAATTCGgctcaattttttttttaggcctagtCAGTAGAGTAAGCATGTTGAAATGACGTTGATCAACTGATGACTGGTATCATATTGCAGACAGTAGTCTAGTCTACTCACTTGTTGTATTTAAACAGACTTACTGATTTATTGAATTGTTTGCCTGTGATATAACAGTTGTTTGGTTGTTATTTGTTCAGGTCGATGCTTTCAGAGAACGAATTACTGGGGAGGTGAGTTTCCTTTCGGTGGTTTATTCATTGAGGGACAAAAGCAAAtattgtagctagctacctgtatCTAGATCTGAATGTCATTTTCCAACTCAACTCTTTGTTTCACAGGCGGAGGAGTTAGTTGCAAGTTTTTTCCCAAATAAGTTATTGGAACTTGACCATTTCCTCAAGGTAAACATTTATGTCATCAGAATGAAATGATTAGTCAAATGTCCTCTGACTTCCCTTTATAGTGTGTGTATGGGTTGTTGGTCATCTGTTGCAGGATCCTGGCTTAAACATCTGTGAACTGAAGGAAATACACTCAGAAATCAACTTGACTGTGCCAGACCCCATTATACTCTCGAACCTCCACGATGGACTTGAAGCGGTGAGACTTGGAATGGAATAGTAACACCCTGTAAATTACCAAATGCTATCTGTGATTGCATGTGTTCATTGTAAACAACTTGATATCCTCTTCAAAGCAAAATGCCAAAAAGAGGAAGATGGAAGATGGCTCTGGGGAGGACAAGGGTGAGTAGTTTTTTTTACCACAAGCCTAGTGTATGGGTGCCTGGCTTTGTCTGAAAGTGGGGGTGGAAAAGCTTAGGTGTAATGGCTGCTCCCGAGTGGCCCGGCGGTCTAAAACACTGCATCTAGAGGTGGCACTACAgacctggttcgatcccaggctgtatcacaaccggctgtgatcgggggtcctatagggcggcgcacaattgacccagcgttgtccgggttaggccgtcattgtaaaataagaatttgttcttaactgacttgtctagttaaataaaatacttATCAAGTAATGCAAACAGACCCTACGCAAGGATAAAGTGACTAAGTGGACAATTGAAATTGGTGAGGGGGcacagttttttggggggggttttggaatttatattgaattctgcttatCACGCTATACCACAAACAAAGTTCAAATGCAGAGACTCAGACTATTGAGTGCTTTTGGTTGGTGGGAAATATGTAGCCCtcatattttattggtcacatacatgtttagcagatgttattgcaggtgtagccaATGCTtgcgtttctagctccaacagtgcagtaatatctaacaaggagtatctaacaatttcacaacaatacacacaaatctaaagtaaaggaatgaaattaagaatatataaatatttggacaagcaatgtcggagcggcatagactaaaatacagtatatacatatgagatgagtaatgcaaattatgtaaacattattaccatgactagtgttccatttattaaagtggccagtgatttcaagtctatgtatatagggcagcagcctctaatgtgctagtgatggctatttaacagtatgatggccttgagattgaaaaacagcttctctctgtcccagctttgatgcacctgtactgacctcaccttctggatgatagcggggtgaacaggcagtggctagggtggttgctgtccttgatgatctttttggccttcctgtgacatcgggtgctgtaggcgtcctggagggcaggtagtttgcccccggtgatgcattgggtaGACCGCACCACCCCCtgaagagccctgcggttgtatGCGGTGCAGTTACTgtaccaggcgatgatacagcccaacaggatgctctcaatattgcacctgtaaaagtttgtttaggttttaggtgccaaggtgctgttgcgccttctttgcCAAACTgtctgtgggtggaccatttcagtttcatttcagtttgtcagtgatgtgtacgccgaggaacttgaagctttccacattctccacttcggtcctgtcgatgtggatgggtgggtgctctctctgctgtttcctgaagtccacgatcagcttctttgttttgttgatgttgagtgagaggttgttttccaggcaccacactcccagggccttcacctcctccctgtaggctcgtcattgttggtaatcaggcatactgttgtgtcatctgcaaacttgatgattgagtcgtGGGCACAGGAGGTGGCTGAGCACGCAccattgtggggcccctgtgttgaggatcagcgaagtggaggtgttacctaccctcaccatctgggggcggagggtcaggaagtccaggacccagttgcacagggcggggttcagacccagggtcccAAACTTAATGATGAGAATGGAGGGTACTATgtggttgaacgctgagctgtagtcaatgaacagcattcttacataggtattcctcttgtccaggtgggatagggcagtgtgacggcgactgcatcgtctgtggatctattggggcaatAAGCAcatttgaagtgggtctagggtgtcagctaacgtagaggtgatatgatccttgactagtctaaaagcacttcataatgacagaagtgagtgctacggggcgataggcTGTTTGTAACTGAACAAAATGACTGAATGCAGTCGTACACATGGGTGTCTTAACAAAATAATGCGAACTAAATGCTGAAAGTAGTACCCTAGTTATTCATGCAAACTAAGATACTAAATAGCAGCTTGTCTTAGATTACCGACACAGCTGCGAATATGAACGAACACAATGCCGGCAGCGTATGTTAGTTCAGCGTATGTTTGTGTCTTACTTTTCAGAAGAGTTGCAGTCTTCTTGATGCTCTGTGGAACTTCCTGAGTAATTGATCATTTCATTCTCCCCGAAATCGTCTTGTAAGATCCTCCTCAAATGCCAGTTGGATTAGTTGAGCTCTCCTTGGGTGTAGCATGCTTCATCTGTGCTGACTTAAGACGTTTGTCAGTGGAAAATAAGTTATTGCCAGCTGCCTATCATTTAACAAGTGTTGACACCTCCGTTCCCATTGCACTCAACTTGTTTTTCTTTCCACAGTGCAGTGCATTTCAAATGCTCCTTGTTTGATGCGTGCATAGTGAATCCTTTGGTTCTATCAATAGCATGCATCCAGTTAGAATTTCCAGCCTTGGACAAAAGCCGTGGACCCAATACTGAACTTTTGACATGGGAACCAAAATGTCGCATCTGCAGAAACCCAGTATTCCAGCCACTCTGTTCCTATGAACCGGTTGCTATTACATggacgtttttcaacagaaaacCTGCGGCTAGGTTAAGATTCTAACCTGGTCCGCCTCCTCTGTTCCAAGATTTGTCAGTAACAGTCAGAAGTGGGAGGGGCTGTGGAGCCATTACCCCGGTGGCGGTTGTTGAAGGGTACGTCGGCTCTTCACACGGAACTAGTCGAAGCTCGGCAGCAGCATCTTCTGCAGGGCTTGCCGGCGGCTTC from Salmo salar chromosome ssa28, Ssal_v3.1, whole genome shotgun sequence carries:
- the LOC106589302 gene encoding next to BRCA1 gene 1 protein isoform X3 — protein: MGLPVTIKVNFRGNVKRFVAPDLDKSEWESVEAWIKASFGISHFQVKYFDEDNEEVSINSQEEYEEGVKSAEKQGNQLHMNVYKAKQGQAGTGPVKTQEVKELKGELRPAPPYPSRVKTVDKGTQVTPERDAVVVKDNKVTKPEDKLPPAWFRSYMEKFKDEVVKEVVERMCSDFSGQCCTHKAPNPDGPLEVLGAVGGVNIKGPKVNSSSTGPPAYSSLGYTPECSKCKRPATDGAYQCRVCPSCILCELCRHSHDPSHNLVRTKTPLSIPEHGMSGELRFPRRGDRTVRKAERQRLKTERRQLKAEVKEIKKKLRLEKRGLQWSGPASTSARSNVATTQAPAATQAPEPGPAPDPQACSPEGPEVSYTTLVPTMAALFLDENLPDGTRREPGTKFIKYWKMKNSGIINWTSETKLKCMWGNLALALEEKREVAVPLLQPGQVGVVSVAFIAPVMEGTYTSHWRLAHCGEQFGPRVWCSIVVAPSTSPHANCPQNKCLEVEPRPVVVEGMSSNSSRDSGLAMSVDYCHRDYHFPSVDLLTAQDLLSFELLDINIVQELEKVPNNTPVDLTPCVSPLPHNGPLLEHPGTDQIENNTEMNRVNNLLGVNEDPPGHEEEDISGTQFVCETVIRSLALEEAPDHKPPRRHQPSYCKPKALRVTGPDLLMMGVMRDQGSPPGLPQITLPEETVTEVENVYMELYAMNEEDMEDNKARKDVKDQKAEDKEDESYVEIEEEKEHEEEDERADWDEVSSQISTLSSSSCEDYVIVLPDCFDTSRPLVEPTYSSALSEPVTTAAVEQELAPDSEPEELDRATPEGERQERGEAAVTETTMHSNVNQMLCASQTLDAVPLTPEVVPPPVSLLPPQALYTHRSEAVHVAEPTRQQASGPVEPCQPAVHLNVSSSTRPSDLASAFETYNSRPCISLRPRGQGGITEGLVKGVLSVAASAYKALFTGQSCSTQRGVDPASQDASMMAVLLEMGFRDQRLNQWLLRKHKHNLLHTVNELVAMADNSLLTGRVGQSARPLHDP
- the LOC106589302 gene encoding next to BRCA1 gene 1 protein isoform X2, encoding MGLPVTIKVNFRGNVKRFVAPDLDKSEWESVEAWIKASFGISHFQVKYFDEDNEEVSINSQEEYEEGVKSAEKQGNQLHMNVYKAKQGQAGTGPVKTQEVKELKGELRPAPPYPSRVKTVDKGTQVTPERDAVVVKDNKVTKPEDKLPPAWFRSYMEKFKDEVVKEVVERMCSDFSGQCCTHKAPNPDGPLEVLGAVGGVNIKGPKVNSSSTGPPAYSSLGYTPECSKCKRPATDGAYQCRVCPSCILCELCRHSHDPSHNLVRTKTPLSIPEHGMSGELRFPRRGDRTVRKAERQRLKTERRQLKAEVKEIKKKLRLEKRGLQWSGPASTSARSNVATTQAPAATQAPEPGPAPDPQACSPEGPEVSYTTLVPTMAALFLDENLPDGTRREPGTKFIKYWKMKNSGIINWTSETKLKCMWGNLALALEEKREVAVPLLQPGQVGVVSVAFIAPVMEGTYTSHWRLAHCGEQFGPRVWCSIVVAPSTSPHANCPQNKCLEVEPRPVVVEGMSSNSSRDSGLAMSVDYCHRDYHFPSVDLLTAQDLLSFELLDINIVQELEKVPNNTPVDLTPCVSPLPHNGPLLEHPGTDQIENNTEMNRVNNLLGVNEDPPGHEEEDISGTQFVCETVIRSLALEEAPDHKPPRRHQPSYCKPKAVASGPVFGYDTALRVTGPDLLMMGVMRDQGSPPGLPQITLPEETVTEVENVYMELYAMNEEDMEDNKARKDVKDQKAEDKEDESYVEIEEEKEHEEEDERADWDEVSSQISTLSSSSCEDYVIVLPDCFDTSRPLVEPTYSSALSEPVTTAAVEQELAPDSEPEELDRATPEGERQERGEAAVTETTMHSNVNQMLCASQTLDAVPLTPEVVPPPVSLLPPQALYTHRSEAVHVAEPTRQQASGPVEPCQPAVHLNVSSSTRPSDLASAFETYNSRPCISLRPRGQGGITEGLVKGVLSVAASAYKALFTGQSCSTQRGVDPASQDASMMAVLLEMGFRDQRLNQWLLRKHKHNLLHTVNELVAMADNSLLTGRVGQSARPLHDP
- the LOC106589302 gene encoding next to BRCA1 gene 1 protein isoform X1, translated to MGLPVTIKVNFRGNVKRFVAPDLDKSEWESVEAWIKASFGISHFQVKYFDEDNEEVSINSQEEYEEGVKSAEKQGNQLHMNVYKAKQGQAGTGPVKTQEVKELKGELRPAPPYPSRVKTVDKGTQVTPERDAVVVKDNKVTKPEDKLPPAWFRSYMEKFKDEVVKEVVERMCSDFSGQCCTHKAPNPDGPLEVLGAVGGVNIKGPKVNSSSTGPPAYSSLGYTPECSKCKRPATDGAYQCRVCPSCILCELCRHSHDPSHNLVRTKTPLSIPEHGMSGELRFPRRGDRTVRKAERQRLKTERRQLKAEVKEIKKKLRLEKRGLQWSGPASTSARSNVATTQAPAATQAPEPGPAPDPQACSPEGPEVSYTTLVPTMAALFLDENLPDGTRREPGTKFIKYWKMKNSGIINWTSETKLKCMWGNLALALEEKREVAVPLLQPGQVGVVSVAFIAPVMEGTYTSHWRLAHCGEQFGPRVWCSIVVAPSTSPHANCPQNKCLEVEPRPVVVEGMSSNSSRDSGLAMSVDYCHRDYHFPSVDLLTAQDLLSFELLDINIVQELEKVPNNTPVDLTPCVSPLPHNGPLLEHPGTDQIENNTEMNRVNNLLGVNEDPPGHEEEDISGTQFVCETVIRSLALEEAPDHKPPRRHQPSYCKPKVFEAVASGPVFGYDTALRVTGPDLLMMGVMRDQGSPPGLPQITLPEETVTEVENVYMELYAMNEEDMEDNKARKDVKDQKAEDKEDESYVEIEEEKEHEEEDERADWDEVSSQISTLSSSSCEDYVIVLPDCFDTSRPLVEPTYSSALSEPVTTAAVEQELAPDSEPEELDRATPEGERQERGEAAVTETTMHSNVNQMLCASQTLDAVPLTPEVVPPPVSLLPPQALYTHRSEAVHVAEPTRQQASGPVEPCQPAVHLNVSSSTRPSDLASAFETYNSRPCISLRPRGQGGITEGLVKGVLSVAASAYKALFTGQSCSTQRGVDPASQDASMMAVLLEMGFRDQRLNQWLLRKHKHNLLHTVNELVAMADNSLLTGRVGQSARPLHDP